From a single Sparus aurata chromosome 13, fSpaAur1.1, whole genome shotgun sequence genomic region:
- the cfap54 gene encoding cilia- and flagella-associated protein 54 isoform X2, with the protein MELPATYYGKLHKRNPVILTFERDVKSFMKLMRRVASPTGQDDNGSYARGIKALVEISKKYKHRLPPKLYEERMLQIADFLCGIEFYQLALWHGYGPHVLQFNSVEITDITDVNHFMACFFPEGFDTDHDTFSMKIRAMQGCALCIFEQEKKLNILSQKGLCKLLHVLNFIRIMMQAFQGHENLYWQLYNGSLHIYTICRYLMTMNCSAQALEYLLWASISLELSIPLMTAKYLPWISTLYCAVCQCYYDNQAAVLAEEFARRALGKINELAQMELQSDVPTTRETQRAYKEASIKLAVMVFKNAVFEARRKLKPMFRVKTKSTLKDIPNAPWPRTTTERMLMDLFDSRAAQFLGILEALRVCARCLLQSGMPDEPELQEVILELLSAGISILSGVTTTSESLCALTPASSLMDLAITGEDKVPIVSAVRFMKLLVQYKQQEAFNKLAGDMRQVLSGVEGQSFRKAERELDLLHSFNNLLSSQRSQAREDNITDDKHKSSFAMSDDLIGLVDTLDKSVCGSAPEEQPHENLVLDVVLFLWDKVRSVMQRDQVRNLENSHYLKRVADYDKWLWCLSVLCEVAIACDLATVDCIMTAEMIHTLAILLESAAEHRDQTQCPAACEAHGDGVKPSYFSLLERSSTELLQKVCEMAVWGVEALVKGVATQMPQDSSAVVDFAFMQKFSPLDASAPSLSSPTSPEEENEEDELTKMEKEPDTNTESDIKGSQSTQSTCLLAIDLHLELNIIHHRASLKLLQRNAVVESKLLDRIKKNKVSKALFLIQKALLVFSSTEPNTSNNKTSLRSLLEEASTLIEKAGVEERKLFISTITETPAENKDNEMRGEKENPPPAPILLSRTDHSLTFVPAPYNLGRQVCWYQLCGRTAEGINWKVRLGDCSLPGTGNMVPAVSGECVLKVEGLEPNQKYVFAVAAYDSQGKLLGDTIGGTTFPLLASMPVPLLSTWAHLAQVAFQTEQYAIAKRACSELWSHYALPEPSSHSAQDRLAATGLRVQTLQHSSAHLCQLFLTSIFIKTEINIQQGAECDSFSQPFIWEQEARLAECEQMLVTMDLALWLNDGSTAVKAVVNCYSLLAPLIFHQITCDSVVQVLNKCLIVLEVNSGILKQKWTGCTSESLMHMIACITYYLSKASRVLREHQMASVMMECGRRLLQEVYDAQLQMASKTDHAAVEYETNVNIQLKALLWKNRPRITSEAALLADSEIPRPLTGFEDPIILYDVITNSTLKDAYQDVMKLRHKAHIIEFAALLLQRTMEEGQPDLVLKWGQSIFKFLARRDEEIRLSTKYLEGNSQSKRRCSARIQKETEPPQNKNKPSHNDTRKKPKQKMPHSMLQRVKTKRDVNAVENLLAMMSSVVQRHKKQLQLRNMWFEERVWKSNLNYSVAQAHLALLYQGLDQLHGGALQDSYSQLNPVCFSLADTGFLMWRNSQRQQHEVFSERDTSHASLGDYMAAHKDSSRREVRVDDSVTEEGCKEGEDSSQTVEQQIEMHRCTAALLLDSLNKAALHLRRAMVLAHRGSNWTTLQCVCQTVWDQSCRITVLVQTAAQLEPSSPITADQLHTTFTPLLVLATDLIMDMLDKLGLWSLYDSDLTEEELESSLHFSAPLDDTTQVDLRWVRTLLMHTLERLHDSGKWESLAHFALVFNSNTRERYALIITPLLVHAQRRLLERITSFGGPAVPQPHHVKTQMATGKQVTCRSYAGSQLLSGWTPRPAQQRPICKQTALRNSAHWDADDLKGAEMQHSMSLVCVPLDVEDTLSCYRQALERRPHSLQVFQHSRSLLLLLQAHTQPCFAAQSQHCQSRRLSHSASLVDFSPVVIATPNIQPCDLTEEDYSSASALYSLPISPDHIPTVIAAYSTSIKYLQANSHDSLRVLALHEMGNLQFFNGNTRAAHSCWSKAVDCALQSSSTVENWDGVSFGDGSLQQTLKQAGIWGCLQAAVLTSKIAQYVFTSDISQRTRCCLLSAHLFKPQADFQYADYIIGEELLPGVDLFSESHRVHLGTTVASLNFICYWLFSTGYYITILPMLALYIHFVGTVCRDVRRTAEGRILKIRALTKLYLFSEAVKESVQLTQGIGVLLPLGHCITKDHLQPVKTFYSNKSLVDNAEALEDLVNCDFAPEVRTLYGSTLCLRFNLARIQLVLALSGTLHGPPVPDSVEGEAYVSNTSFSVNSKQHEQDTLDSENFCLNTEEPKVLTLDREKEKLTSGRIKFFLLERVSSLLHLASQQLTFQSCSKIENLELTIESNLLKAKLYLQQGHAALSSKIAVSSLELLQTSPVIIRGSIPCPQKPASELPNTRTRSEQGSKGCRVSKPLIEDCPRAVEASERIGYFLWLRCRLALVRSLAAHIPDSATLFEGKNIHEEAARALQEGLHECAQRGELNFEALLMVEGAEIEAQRGKTDDSLAMLQDAISLLTGQTCMPSSSSLTLARAALLLSDLRGVQCITLLKLTQSLLKQQLCVFSQRVVDGKICLSPPESSNIYLPHLNLLEQVTMKMGHILSSSNMEMPVSAQSSQPTSRLCLHLSTQLERDSQAPVPSLSDPSTSSPPSPQCSAREPE; encoded by the exons GATTAAAGCTCTGGTGGAGATATCGAAAAAGTACAAACATCGACTGCCTCCGAAGTTATACGAGGAGCGCATGTTGCAGATTGCAGACTTTCTCTGTGGGATAGAG TTTTACCAGCTGGCTCTTTGGCATGGCTACGGTCCCCACGTGCTGCAGTTCAACTCAGTTGAAATAactgacatcacagatgtgaaccACTTCATGGCTTGCTTCTTCCCTGAGGGTTTTGATACAGATCACGATACCTTTTCCATGAAG aTCCGAGCAATGCAGGGATGTGCCCTGTGCATTTTTGAGCAGGAAAAAAAGCTCAACATCTTGAGCCAGAAGGGTCTCTGTAAACTGCTGCACGTGCTGAACTTCATCAGGATCATGATGCAGGCTTTTCAAGGACATGAGAACCTCTACTGGCAATTATATAATG GCTCGTTACACATCTACACTATCTGCCGTTACCTGATGACCATGAACTGTAGCGCACAG GCACTGGAGTACCTTCTGTGGGCAAGCATTAGTTTAgagctctccatccctctgaTGACTGCAAAGTACCTGCCATGGATTTCCACCCTCTACTGTGCTGTCTGCCAGTGTTACTATGACAACCAGGCTGCGGTGCTGGCAGAG GAGTTTGCCAGGAGAGCCCTTGGAAAAATCAATGAGCTAGCACAGATGGAGTTGCAGAGTGACGTTCCTACCACCAGAGAGACCCAGAGAGCTTACAAAGAAGCCTCTATCAAG CTGGCTGTCATGGTGTTTAAGAATGCGGTGTTTGAGGCCAGAAGGAAACTCAAACCCATGTTCAGAGTCAAAACCAAAAGCACCCTGAAGGACATTCCCAAT GCGCCATGGCCTCGTACGACAACAGAGCGAATGCTGATGGACCTGTTTGACAGCAGGGCTGCCCAGTTTTTGGGCATCTTGGAAGCGCTTAGGGTCTGCGCCAGATGCCTGTTGCAGTCAGGGATGCCAGATGAAccagagctgcaggaggtgaTCCTGGAGCTCCTGTCTGCTGGCATCAGTATCTTATCTG GAGTCACAACTACAAGTGAGTCCCTTTGTGCACTGACACCAGCATCTTCTCTAATGGATTTAGCCATCACCG GAGAAGACAAAGTACCCATCGTGTCTGCGGTGAGGTTCATGAAGCTGTTGGTTCAGTACAAACAGCAAGAAGCATTCAACAAACTTGCCGGGGACATGCGGCAGGTTTTGTCC GGTGTGGAAGGTCAATCATTCAGGAAGGCAGAGCGGGAGCTTGATTTACTGCATAGCTTCAACAATCTGCTGTCTTCCCAGAGGAGCCAGGCCAGAGAGGACAACATAACTGATG acaaacacaagtcTTCCTTCGCAATGAGTGATGATTTAATTGGCCTTGTagacaccctggacaagtctgTTTGTGGCTCTGCTCCT GAGGAGCAGCCACATGAGAACCTGGTTTTGGATGTTGTCTTATTTCTGTGGGATAAAGTGAGGTCGGTGATGCAGAGGGATCAGGTGCGAAACCTCGAGAATTCACACTACCTCAAGAGAGTAGCTGATTATGATAAG TGGCTGTggtgtctgtctgtgctgtgtgagGTAGCAATTGCCTGTGATCTGGCAACTGTTGACTGCAtaatgacagcagagatgatCCACACATTGGCCATACTGTTAGAGAGtgcagctgaacacagagaTCAAACACAATGCCCAG CGGCTTGTGAAGCTCATGGTGATGGTGTGAAACCAAgctatttttctcttcttgag CGTTCAAGTACAGAGCTGCTTCAGAAGGTGTGTGAAATGGCGGTTTGGGGTGTTGAAGCGCTGGTGAAAGGTGTAGCTACACAGATGCCCCAAGATAGCTCAGCAGTCGTTGACTTCGCATTCATGCAG AAGTTTAGTCCCCTTGATGCATCGGCTCCCTCCCTATCTTCTCCAACATCACCAGAAGAGGAAAATGAAGAAGATGAATTGACTAAGATGGAAAAAGAacctgacacaaacacagaatcaGATATTAAAGGTTCTCAAAGTACACAGTCCACATGTTTGCTGGCCATAGACCTTCATCTCGAGCTAAACATTATCCACCACAGGGCTTCCCTCAAGTTACTGCAGCGGAATGCAG TTGTGGAGTCTAAACTGTTGGATCGGATCAAGAAGAACAAAGTGTCTAAAGCTCTTTTCCTGATCCAGAAAGCCTTGCTGGTTTTCAGCAGCACAGAGCCAAataccagcaacaacaaaaccagTCTGAGGAGTCTGCTAGAG GAGGCCTCCACCCTTATAGAGAAAGCAGGTGTGGAGGAGAGAAAGCTGTTTATCTCCACCATCACTGAGACTCCAGCTGAAAATAAGGACAATGAgatgaggggggaaaaagaaaaccctCCACCTGCTCCCATCCTACTCTCAAGAACTGACCACTCCTTAACCTTTGTCCCAGCACCTTATAACTTGGGGCGACAA GTGTGCTGGTACCAGCTCTGCGGCCGTACAGCTGAGGGAATTAACTGGAAAGTCCGTCTTGGAGATTGCAGCCTGCCAGGAACTGGAAATATG GTACCAGCAGTAtctggtgagtgtgtgttgaaaGTTGAAGGGCTGGAGCCCAATCAGAAGTATGTGTTTGCTGTAGCAGCCTACGACAGCCAGGGAAAACTGCTGGGCGACACAATAGGAGGGACAACATTCCCACTGCTGGCATCCATGCCAGTACCTCTGCTGTCCACGTGGGCTCACCTGGCACAG gtAGCATTTCAAACAGAGCAGTATGCCATTGCAAAGAGAGCCTGCAGTGAACTGTGGAGCCACTATGCCCTGCCCGAGCCCAGTTCCCACAGCGCACAGGACAGACTCGCTGCTAcggg GCTGCGTGTCCAGACCCTGCAACATTCCTCTGCTCATCTGTGTCAGTTGTTCCTCACTTCAATCTTCATTAAGACAGAGATTAACATTCAGCAGGGGGCAGAATGTGACTCATTCAGTCAGCCGTTTATCTGGGAACAG GAAGCCAGACTGGCTGAATGTGAGCAAATGCTGGTGACCATGGACCTTGCACTGTGGTTGAATGACGGTAGCACTGCCGTGAAAGCTGTAGTTAACTGTTACAGCCTCTTAGCACCACTAATCTTCCATCAGATCACCTGTGACTCTGTGGTGCAG GTGTTAAACAAATGCCTGATAGTTCTGGAGGTGAATTCAGGTATTCTCAAGCAGAAATGGACTGGATGCACCTCAGAGTCACTTATGCACATGATAGCCTGCATCACCTACTACCTGTCGAAG GCATCACGTGTGCTCAGGGAGCATCAGATGGCTTCTGTGATGATGGAATGTGGTCGCAGGCTGCTCCAGGAGGTCTATGATGCCCAGCTGCAGATGGCT TCTAAGACAGATCATGCAGCAGTCGAGTATGAAACAAACGTAAATATTCAGCTGAAGGCACTGCTTTGGAAGAACAGGCCAAGAATCACATCTGAAGCAGCCCTATTAGCAGACAGTG agaTTCCACGGCCACTGACTGGCTTTGAGGATCCCATCATACTGTATGATGTGATCACCAACAGCACATTAAAGGATGCCTATCAAGATG TGATGAAACTCAGACACAAGGCTCATATTATTGAGTTTGCGGCACTCCTTCTTCAGAGAACCATGGAAGAGGGCCAACCAGACCTTGTGTTAAAGTGGGGTCAAAGCATATTTAAATTTCTTGCCAG GCGTGACGAGGAAATACGACTGTCCACCAAATATTTGGAAGGAAACAGTCAGAGTAAAAGAAGATGTAGTGCTCGGATTCAAAAAGAAACTGAGCCACCTCAG AACAAGAACAAACCTTCTCACAAtgacacaagaaagaaaccaaaacagaaaatgcCACACAGCATGCTTCAGAGAGTGAAAACTAAGAG GGATGTGAACGCTGTGGAGAACCTGCTAGCCATGATGTCATCTGTGGTGCAACGCCACAAGAAACAGCTTCAGCTGAGGAACATGTGGTTTGAGGAGAGAGTGTGGAAGTCTAACCTCAACTACAGCGTGGCTCAAGCCCATTTAGCACTGCTTTACCAGGGCCTGGACCAACTGCACGGAGGAGCCCTGCAGGACAG TTACAGCCAGTTAAatcctgtgtgtttctctctggcCGACACTGGTTTCCTGATGTGGAGGAACTCACAGCGGCAGCAGCATGAGGTTTTCTCAGAGAGAGACACCTCGCATGCCAGTCTTGGGGACTACATGGCTGCACATAAAGACAGTAGCAGAAGGGAGG TCAGAGTTGATGACTCTGTAACGGAGGAGGGTTGCAAGGAGGGAGAGGACTCATCGCAGACTGTGGAACAGCAGATTGAGATGCACAGATGCACAGCTGCCTTGCTGCTCGACTCACTCAACAAAGCCGCTTTACATCTCCGACGGGCTATG GTGTTAGCCCATCGTGGCAGCAACTGGACcactctgcagtgtgtgtgtcagactgtGTGGGACCAGAGCTGCAGAATCACTGTCCTAGTCCAGACAGCTGCTCAGCTTGAGCCTTCCTCCCCTATCACAGCAGACCAGCTGCATACCACCTTCACCCCGCTTCTGGTGCTGGCTACTGACCTTATCATGGACATGCTGGACAAACTAGGG CTGTGGAGTTTGTACGACAGTGACCTTACTGAGGAGGAATTAGAGTCTAGTCTCCACTTCTCAGCCCCACTGGATGACACCACGCAGGTGGACCTGCGGTGGGTTCGCACATTGCTGATGCACACTCTGGAACGCCTCCATGATAGTGGAAAATGGGAAAGCCTGGCCCACTTTGCCTTAGTATTCAACTCAAACACACG AGAACGTTATGCTTTGATCATAACTCCTCTACTAGTCCATGCTCAGAGGAGGCTGCTTGAAAGGATTACTTCTTTCGGAGGACCTGCTGTCCCACAACCACACCACGTCAAGACGCAAATGGCCACTGGCAAGCAG gTAACTTGCAGGAGCTACGCAGGCTCCCAGCTGCTCAGTGGTTGGACCCCTCGCCCTGCACAGCAACGGCCCATTTGCAAACAAACAGCACTCAGAAACTCTGCTCATTGGGATGCAGATGATCTTAAAG GTGCAGAGATGCAGCACTCCATGTCCCTTGTGTGCGTTCCTCTGGATGTAGAAGACACACTGAGCTGTTACCGTCAGGCACTTGAGAGGAGACCACATTCTCTTCAGGTCTTCCAGCATAGTCGTtcattactgctgctgcttcaggcacacacacagccct GCTTTGCAGCACAGTCTCAGCACTGTCAGAGCAGACGTCTCAGCCATTCTGCCAGCCTGGTTGATTTCAGTCCTGTAGTTATTGCTACTCCAAATATCCAACCATGTGACCTGACAGAGGAGGACTACAGCAGTGCAAGTGCTCTCTACAGCCTCCCTATTAGCCCTGACCACATTCCAACTGTCATTGCTGCATACTCCACCTCCATTA AATATCTCCAGGCCAACAGTCATGACTCCCTCAGAGTTCTAGCACTGCATGAAATGGGAAACCTACAGTTCTTCAATGGAAACACACG ggcAGCACACTCATGCTGGAGTAAAGCTGTAGATTGTGCCTTACAGAGTTCAAGCACTGTAGAGAATTGGGATGGTGTGTCCTTTGGGGATGGCTCCCTGCAACAGACACTGAAACAGGCTGGCATTTGGGGATGTCTGCAAGCTGCTGTGCTCACTTCTAAGATTGCACA GTATGTCTTCACTTCTGATATCAGCCAGCGCACAAggtgttgcctcttgtctgctCACCTCTTTAAG CCCCAGGCCGACTTCCAGTACGCTGATTACATCATTGGCGAAGAGCTGCTTCCTGGGGTCGACCTTTTCTCTGAATCCCACAGAGTTCACCTTGGCACCACTGTGGCCAGCCTTAACTTCATCTGTTATTGGCTTTTCAGCACAGGCTACTACATCACg ATACTGCCCATGCTTGCCCTTTACATCCATTTTGTAGGGACTGTATGCAGAGATGTTAGACGCACTGCTGAGGGTAGAATACTGAAG ATTCGGGCCCTGACTAAACTGTATCTGTTCAGTGAAGCTGTAAAGGAATCAGTTCAGCTCACACAAGGAATAGGTGTCCTTCTGCCTCTTGGACACTGCATCACCAAAGACCATCTCcaa CCTGTGAAGACGTTCTATAGCAACAAGTCTCTTGTGGACAATGCTGAG GCTTTGGAAGATCTTGTGAACTGTGACTTTGCTCCAGAGGTCCGCACGCTCTATGGATCTACGTTGTGCCTCCGATTCAACCTTGCTCGTATTCAATTAGTCCTGGCACTCAGCGGCACCTTACATGGCCCTCCTGTGCCAG ATTCTGTTGAAGGAGAAGCTTATGTCAGCAATACAAGTTTTTCAGTGAACTCAAAACAGCATGAACAAGACACACTGGATTCTGAGAACTTCTGTCTGAACACAGAAGAGCCAAAAGTGCTGACACTTGAtagagagaaggagaagctCACTTCCGGAAGGATTAAG TTCTTTCTTCTAGAAAGAGTGTCCTCCTTGTTGCACTTGGCTTCACAGCAGCTCACATTTCAGTCATGTAGCAAAATAGAGAACCTGGAACTGACAATAGAGTCCAATCTACTGAAGGCCAAACTGTACTTGCAGCAAGGACATGCTGCACTTAG TTCTAAGATTGCAGTTTCTTCCttggagctgctgcagacatCTCCTGTAATCATCAGAGGATCCATACCTTGCCCTCAGAAACCTGCGTCTGAGCTACCAAATACAAGGACGAGAAGTGAACAA GGTTCTAAAGGTTGCAGAGTTTCAAAACCTCTGATTGAAGACTGTCCCAGAGCAGTTGAGGCCAGTGAGAGAATTGGATATTTTCTGTGGCTGCGATGTCGCCTGGCTCTGGTTCGCAGCCTGGCTGCACACATCCCTGACTCTGCTACCCTTTTCGAAG GTAAGAACATTCATGAGGAGGCAGCCCGGGCATTACAGGAGGGTCTTCATGAATGTGCACAAAGGGGAGAACTCAATTTTGAAGCCCTTTTGATGGTCGAAGGTGCAGAAATAGAAGCACAGAGAGGCAAAACTGATGACAGCTTGGCAATGCTGCAG